The genomic segment ttgtttttatctttaatgtattgttgtttttatcctgTACTATTGTATGGTAAGGTGACCTTGGGTGACTTGAAAGGCgcctccaaataaaatgtattcttattattattatgatataacAGACTGAgatgttatgattgacagctgacactgactgaGGATTGGTTGAGTGCATCTATGGACGGGACCTTGATACCACGACTTCCCAATCACTACTGCACGATGTCCAATGTCAAGTGGCAGCAGTCATGTCCAGGATATCTGAGCTTCATGACTGTACGACGAGAGGAAGAGGTAACAACCAAAGAAACATCCACAGAACTTCCGATTCTGAATGAAATCCTAGTTTTAGTGAAATGTTCCTTTTATCACTGTGGACGGCGACGACAAAGGATGAACTGTGTGGATGGGCGCAGGCTGCTCTACCTGAGCCTGTGGCGCCACCTGATGCTGGGAGGGCGGAGCTTGCTGCTGTAGCTTGGATGGAGGAGCTGTCATCATGGTCTTCAACTTTTTGGGGTCGGTTTTCAGAGGGAGGTCCTCGTCCTCGTCAGAATCCTGGAGGCCGTACTTCGAGAAGTGGGCCacctgagagaggagggggaggagtctgTCACACCTGAGAATCACCTGAAAGATGTGATTCGCTCTGATGACATCCTGACAGTCACTGACCTCGAACACCCAGGACCCCGTCTCAGTTCTGTACTCCAGGAAACGCGCTCCCTGTTTGCGCGAGGCCTTCTCCAGCCGACCCTCGTAGTTCATGTCGGCCAGACGCTCGGGGCTCCTGATCTGAGTACAGGTCGTTTTGTCATTTGGCCAAACGCCATCCAGGGTGACCTCGGCTCGTCTACGCACAAAGTGACGACATGAGATGAGGACTTGAGCTCAATGACCCCTCCCCCCGCTAGACACCATCCCACACAGCAGAAGGATTGTAGACTAACCTGTTAagcccctccccctccagcGGCTTGTTTTTGTCATCCGGGTACACGATGACCTCCTTGCGTCTGAAGTGGACGATCTCGTCAAGGTTCAGCCCACTCACGTTCACCTCACCGGGGAAGAAGATGGAGCCATAACCTGTGAGGGCCAATCAGCTGAGTGGTGAGACGCCGGGCCAATAAGAGGCCGTGTGATACGAGTGGCTGAGTTTGACTGAAGCGTGTTAATGtcaaatgaaatcaaacaatGACACGAGGAGATTTATCTTTAACATTAGCTGAGCTCAGTTCATCGAGTGTTAACTTTACCTTTCCTGCCGATGGTAAAGTTTTCCACCAAACACTCTCCGTGCTCGTCCGTCATGTCAGCCAGGTCCTTCATGGAGGGGATGGTGTAGTAACCCACTCGGTTGAGGACGATGCCTGAACGACAGAAAACAGAGTCGGTCTGAGAGTCGTTCCCCAGTGATCACCAGTCCTGTTGGTTTTCTCAGACATCTACAGAAACTACCGGTggggctgccccctgctggtagCCTGTGGTCCGTCTAACCTGCTGGATGAGGAGACTGTTGAATTTCCTGTtgctcgtcctctctctcctcctgcagagactcCTCCCCCAGAGACGCCAACACGTCCTCACTGCTCAGCTGAGTatccacacacaggaacacatgtTATCATTTGACTTTCAACACAATGAACAAATATCGAATCTGTGACAGTTCaattcaaactgaaagaaaatgATCTTTATTAACTAAGTTAGTTGGTCTGTGCTAGAAATGTTAAACAGTTATGATAAAGTGGAAGCTTCCAGGAGTGGAGCCGCTGACCTCCAGGCCGCTCCTCGCCGCTTTGTGCATGTTCAGGTCACTGATGGTGTCCTGCAGGCTGGTCTGGGCGCGGCCCTGTGGGATGGGCTTGGCGATGGGGTTAACGTAGAACTGGGTGACCTCCGGGTCATCGTCTGCCTGGCTGCCAGTGCcccccagcacctcctcctcctcctccatgagGCTACAGACAGAACCATAGgagattaaatacaaaaaaaaaaaaagagttaatCAAAATAAAGTCTCAAGCTTGTGGGCAATTTGAGATGAACCATTTCAACTACCTGCTATCATTGAGCATATCTAAATGGACAGATTATTTCATAGCACCCGCAGCACCATATTTATATCTGGACCAATCACTTGTTTCATCCTCTGAACCAACAACTTCTCTATGAGACTTTCTCCCAACTGGACTTTAAGTTTCCACCCTAATTGATGGTTTCATATTGAATCAGATGAAGGTGTTTGTTAACCACAAGCTTCTGAAGCAGCtgtaatgaatgtgtgtgcacctgtgtCCGTTCTGTGGATACTCGGGGGGTGAAGCGAGGtcgtctgtctccgtctccgGCTGACTGCTGTACTGACTGCTGTTCAGGTTCTTCAACACAAGTTTCTTTATACTCTTTCTgtggacaacacacagacacacacaagtttgtaGTGAGGCTCCACGCTGATCCAAACACCTGGAGCTTCCCACCAGTAAGGACCACATTCTCACATGTGACCATGGCATCAGAACGGTACCTGGGCACGAAGGCTCCGTTGGTGAGCGAGGGCTCGTCATCATCAAGGCCGTCGAAGAGCTGCGACTTGGAGGAGCCGGCTGACGTCAGCGATTTAGGGCGGACCCTGGTCGCAGGTCGAGGGGTCAGCTTGTAGTGGGTGGGTGTGGTCAGAGCCTTCTGGGCCGTGGGATTGGTTGGTTTCAGACGCTATGAatagaaaaagaggagatgatgTGAATTTGTTTCAATCCGCAGAGCGAcaaaagagcagcagcttgtgtaaCTCCAGAAGAAActcacctcctctttcttcttggGGTCGGACAGCGGGTTCCTGAACAGCGGCGAGTCTCCGTACGGTGAATACGCCAGAacgctgagctgctgctgcagcatggCCTGCTGAGCCGCCGCTGCACTGGGATCAGTGAGcgctgcagaaaagaaaaaacaaaccaaatcatACACTGCCATCACCAACACTAAGAACTCACTATTAACACCAAAGTAAAAGTCAGGATGTCGTTAGTCTGTCTCACCGACTGGTTGCTGTGGAGCTCCGAACCCCATCGTGCTGGTTCCACTGTTGAATGCTGTCGTTCCGAATGATCCCATGGTTCCCAGCGTGGTTCCCAGTTTGTTCTGGTTGTTTCCAAACAGAGACGTCTGTCCTGTTCCTactgctgaacacacacagatgtgttaCAATCATGTTTGTGAGAACAGTGTGAAACCTGCActttgtttcaaaataaatgataaaagtaGATTGTGTTATAGAGAAATAAGAcatctgaaatgttttcattaattaacaAAGATTTCTAAATATAGAAACATAAAGTAAATAGCACTTAACTCAGTAAGTtattaaacataaaacatttttctctgCCACATTTTTCCTGCCACCATACGTTATCAACTCATATCACCAACTTGCATCATGATGAGGTAGAAGACTTCTGGACTTCCACGGCCAAAAGAATGATTGTTCTTAAATACGATCGTTTTTATTTTAGAACGATTTAAAGATAATTGTGCAAACAATAATCTCTCACAGGCAGTTAGTCTGTTTTAAGACTAACTTTAAGATATTATTTCAATACACATTCTATGAGTAAGATCCTTCTTCTTCGTATCATGTTGACTTCATGGTTTGTGTCTTACCTGCTCCAAAGCTGGTTCCCAGTCCAGTGCCCAGTCCACCTGTGGCCGGTTTGTTTCCAAACAGACTCCCTGCAGCCGGATTCGCTCCGAAACCTCCACCAACAAACAAGCGATCAGAGTTGATTGGTGTTGCAGCCACGGTCACCCTCAGATGAACAACAATGCTTTTTTTCTTGCTGTGTTGTCAACAAACACATCACTCACCAAAGGTAGAGGTGTTGGTTCCGGTTCCCAGCGTGAGAGCCGGCTTGTTGCCAAAGAGTCCAGTGCCGGTGCCGAAGGAGGGAgcgctggtggtggtggtgccgaATCCGGCCGTTTTATTACCGAATAAACTCTGCTGATGGAGACGAGACAGgaagagtgaaaacaaacatgtctctctctgtgctccacATCCTGAGACTTTCAGGGACCTGACGAGTCACAGGAAGTGACTCGCTCAAGTGGCCAACACAGAACTTATTGACATAATCATCAGTTCAACAGAAACTGTTGATTCTGACCCAGACAAAGAACCTTGTGTTattgtctgtttctgttctgaCACTGAGAGTAATCCCTGGTTTTCTTTGTACCTGTGTGCCAACGTTTCCAAACCCGGTGTTGGTTTGTCCAAACAGCCCAGTGCCCGTCCCGAAGCCGGCAGCCGTGCTGGTCTGAGCGGCGCCGAACAACCCGCCCGTCTGAGGCTGTGCCGTGCTCCCAAACAAACCCTGCAGTGCGGCCGAGAGACACCAGACATGTTCACGTGTTCCCTCAGACAGAACAGTTTGAGGGTGAAGCAACAGCTGATGCTTGAAATATCATTATTAAAGTCGATTCgcttgtttttaaatctttgccGGATGGACGTTTAAGTATGAGAGAAGCTGCGTAAAGAACCTGAATGACTCACCATGGTGCTGGTGTTGGCCTGTCCCATGGTGTTGGTGTTACCGAAGGAGAAGCCGGTGTTCGGCGCGGTGGTCGTCTGACCGAACGGCTTGAAGAGGCTGGCGGCTGGTTGCTGTGGCGGCTGGGTGAACAGGCCGCTGGTGGGCGCACCGAACCCGGCAGGCGCTGCTAAagaggagacaaacacagagcgTCATTTCACCTGCTCTAATTTACACTAAGCTTCTTTGAGGAGACTTTAAATCTTTTCTACAAATAAAATAGAAGCAGACAAGAAGGCTTCTGATCCATGTGGTGATCACATGGACCCTAGGCAGGCTCTGTTGTCATCACTCACCTGCTCCGAAGGTGCCTTTATTCTGTCCGAAGGAGAAGCTGGTGTTGGGGGCCGTGGCACCAAACAGGCCAGTGGTGGCACTGGGCGCGGCTGCGGTCGCACTGAACAAGCTGCTCGTCGCTGCAGCCATCTGATTGGTCTGTCCTTTCCTGCCCGCTGTGTAATCCTCAAATCTCAACTCCTGCAGAGAAACCGGAGAGACAACAAGTCAGATCCTCAGATCATCAACAGAGACgggttcacacacatttatctaaatgtgtgtgaatgtttgggATATGAAAACTTGTTTTACGGTATAAACAAGGCCTGGAAAGAAGGGAATTCATGTTGACGTCTTATGTTaaagatttgtattttctaCATTAAAGTTCTATATTTGGttgcatttgtattttctttttatttataatacagtttatgggtaaaaagtaaaatattaaaccCCAATTACACTTTGTGTTTGAGAACGTCATCTCAGGAATCacgaatacattttaaatgcattttttttatatatatatatatattggtatTATGAAACTTATTAGCCTCTAATATCGATATCGCACAAAAAAGTTACTCAAACAAATCGCTTGAACCAATTAGCAGATTATTCATTTGAACGTATTCTCTGAATCCTCCACGGACATTAACAGGAGAGTTCGGTCAAATCAAACCTGTCAAACCCAGCGGGTCGGGTGTCGACCTTCAGACTCACCTCCAGGGATTTGTTCTCGTACTCCTTCATGGCCGTGATGCACTGGTGTTTGGTGTTGATGCTCGTGGTCACACCAGCTTTCACCATCGTGTCATTTCCTATTGGAGGCTGAATGAGAACAAAGACCTGTTAACGCTCTGTTCACTCttttaaaacaagaaacataCAGATTGTAAACCGTTAAACTGGTATTTCATTGTGAGGAAATTAACATCTGTAACTGCAGATTCCATTTGAAGCTACAAGTTAAATACTTTTGTCAATTCATAGTATAAAAACCTTTCAGATCCTGGAAAAGTTTCTCCATCATCTATACATGTATTTGGGCCCTCATTCATTCTGGACTGTCTCATAAAGCCTTGCCTTGTTTTTCCAATGTGAACAAAAACGATTAGGTTTGTGGTACAAACCAGAGTCACCGGATCAGAACCGGTTCCTTCTTGTCGCATCAGATTTACTCACATTGAATTTCACGGTTGTTCCCGGCTGCTGTGCCGCGGGGAACCCAGCGCCTCCTCCGAACAGAGAGCTCGTTCCACCGAACGGGTTGGAGGCGGTGTTGGTGGCTCCGAAGagcccgccgccgccgctgctggtGCTCGTCCCAAAGCCTGGACGACAGAAGAGAGGCCACATTAATTTATCCAAATGTCAACTGGACATTAAACCTGTCGGCAGTTCTCTGATGATTTATGAGCAGAATCTTTTATCTGCAACATTTCAGGTAGACGCTGCATTAATGCGACAGTGTGTGAAAACCGTGTTTCTGAGCAGCACAACGGAAACTGGACTCGCTTGAGGCTCCTGAAGACGTTTACCTCTCGTCTTCTTCAGTTCAGACTCAGAGAAACCAGTCTGGTTTTATTCAGATCCATACCATAAACATCACATTCGTGTCAGTGCATACTAATTAATCATGAAATGCACCATGGGTATAAAGGAACAGAAGAAATTGGATGAATTGAACTGTTTAAAAGGTCAAACTTTTAACCCAGCAAGAATCTCTGTTTTTtcatctgaataaataaaatcaccCTTTAAGAAAAAGGTGTGACTCACTTCCAAAAGAGGTGGGTTTGTTGGCACTGAAGGCATTATTCTGCTGGGAGAAGAGGCCGGTGCTGGTGCCTGTTCCCGTGTTGCCAAACAAGCTGGTGGAGGTGCCGCTCGCTGCACCGAAGCCGAAGCCGGTGCTCGGTGCGGAAGTCGCCGGTTGAGTGAACGTACTCGATCCAAACAGACCGCCTGGGggaaagagacaggagcagatTCAAGTTCATTTACACGTCTTCAAACCAAGTTCTACACTTTAAAACTTTTTTGTGCAGAACATTTCAACAAATAGTCTTCAGGAGTTGTTCAAGTGTAAATCCACAGCTGGCCTCAGTTGAGTTTAACTCAGTTCAGACCAAACTGGGAATCTTCAGATAAGTTTCAAGGAGGCAACACAAAgcactttaaataaagaaatgtaactaGAACGTGGAGAAAATGAGACAAGAGCTGACAAACCAGGTTTATTCTGTGTGGAACCAAACAGTCCTCCAGTGTTGGTGGTCGTCCCGAACGTAGAAGCCCCAAATCCTCCTGCCGCCCCAAAGCCTGTGTCTGCAGATAAACAGTTCACGCGACGGTTTGACACGACACTGAGTGACGCTTTAAATCACCGGAAAAACAGAAGCTTTCTCCCACTGTTCCCACAGTTAGAGCTGAGAGCACATTCACATCACCATCACTTGTTTGTTGgggtttttctgtttgtgaatCAGACTTCACTGATTGAAATAAACACCCACCTCCGTTAATCCCACATATTTTATAATTACAGTTGTCAGACAATTATCTGATTTTATAAGCAACGTGGGTTTTTGGTTTGGTCGATTTGGGGTTTTTAGTTCCTATGCTTAACAGCTTCATGTGGAACCATCATTTAGATGGCCTGTGAGAAAGCGCTCCACCTAAGGCTGCTGTGGGTTGGAATTAAATCAAGTTATTAGAAACAAGGAAACTTACTTTGTTGTCCGAAGGTGGAAGCGTTGCCAAAGCCCCCTGTTCCTCCACCGAAGGGAGTTCCGAATGACTTGTTGAACATCTTGCCCGGTTAACAGGAACGAAGTCTTCTGCCTGGAGACAAACATGAACTTtattctcctgcagcctcctgctcaaatgtcagagtgagtccaggTGAGAAAACAACGTCTGGAAGCTTACCGGTGAGCGAGTGGAcacagtttaaaatgaaaaacggACAAAGATATATCAGGCCATAATCTACAAAAAATAcgtattttaaagtttaaattaacTACACTGAAGTAGTTTGTTTAGCTTTGAACAATTTCAAAAGATATTTGCATCAAAAACCAAAACTCCACCTCCTTTGATCTCAAACTAAATAACTCAAAACTCAATGCGCCCTTCACTTTTAAATTTTTAAGGAATTTGTTTGCATTGAAGTAGAAGTAACATGGAAATACTTGAGTGAAGTACAAATACCTCAGACCTGAACTAAAACGGGATCACTGTCCCCGAATCAAGAGGAAATCAGACACGTGAAGTTTGAACTCGTCTCAGATCCGAGGAGAAGTTCGGCTCCTCGGTTCTGAGTCGTTACCGGACTCCACGTGTAGCGAGCTGTGTCATCAGAGATCCGTCGAGCCCACCGGAACCACCGGGAGGCGGAACCGGATGAGACACAATGTACACACAAGCGGGTGGTCCACTTTAACTGGTGATATGTTGTCTTCATCACAGATGTTGATGGTCTGTTGCAGACTCGTGCTTTTCAcaaaccgtgtgtgtgtgtgtgtgaaataaactTCACACAAAACTCTATCACGAGTTAATGTGACGTGTCCGCGTCACGTTGACAACAATCTCAAATAATCGATCTCTTATAAAAAACTTGAAAGGATTGGAAACGACGTGATGAAGTGAACTCGCTTCAGATTTGCCTCGTGACACAcgtcatgttgacaacacacttcagacagatcatctgttgattaCACACAATCACCTGCGTTACACAAACCACGACAGACAAGTCCTCAGATAAGTGAGGCTCCTCCTGGAGAACATCCTATGCATCCAGCTGAGGTCATCATGAGGTCACAGGCCAGAAGCTAATTCACCTCATCCTCTCCGTTCCGGGTCACGTCTTTTATTGGATATCTAATAtttgatattgttgttttaatgtgacGCGAACACGTCACATGAACACGTGATGGGGTGTCGTTTGATTCAAACGACACCTTCAGCAGATCAccgcacgcgcgcacacacagtTTGTGAAGAGGACGAATCAGCGAGCGACCATCAACATTCGGAATAAAGACATCACCAGTTAAAGTGGAACTCCGGCAGCAAAACCATTTCCGCTCCTGCTAACAAAACGATAGCACCGCAAACACAACTCACACCCGAGCCATTAGTCACACAACTcctgcctctcacacacacagtgaacatgtATatacacgcaggcacacacactgagcctaTTATCGGACACTCACCGCCGCTCTGACACTGTTCAAAGTTACCCGCTGTcaggctaacgttagcctgCTAGCTCCGCCGCTAGCTAGGTAGCACAGCTCGGCGGACGAGCAGCGCACACGTGAAGAACCACAGCTGCTGCCTCACTCCTCTACCTCCAGCGGTGAACGCGACGCGGTGTCTGCGCTGAAACTTCGAACACTGACGCGTTTTAACGGAACATCGGGATCATCTGAAGCTTCGAGTCAACGAGGGAAAACCGTCTGCGCACTGCCTGACGTCACACTGCCTCTTCTTCTACGTTTCAGGGCAGCTGGTGTCCACTGAGACt from the Platichthys flesus chromosome 15, fPlaFle2.1, whole genome shotgun sequence genome contains:
- the nup98 gene encoding nuclear pore complex protein Nup98-Nup96 isoform X1; translation: MFNKSFGTPFGGGTGGFGNASTFGQQNTGFGAAGGFGASTFGTTTNTGGLFGSTQNKPGGLFGSSTFTQPATSAPSTGFGFGAASGTSTSLFGNTGTGTSTGLFSQQNNAFSANKPTSFGSFGTSTSSGGGGLFGATNTASNPFGGTSSLFGGGAGFPAAQQPGTTVKFNPPIGNDTMVKAGVTTSINTKHQCITAMKEYENKSLEELRFEDYTAGRKGQTNQMAAATSSLFSATAAAPSATTGLFGATAPNTSFSFGQNKGTFGAAAPAGFGAPTSGLFTQPPQQPAASLFKPFGQTTTAPNTGFSFGNTNTMGQANTSTMGLFGSTAQPQTGGLFGAAQTSTAAGFGTGTGLFGQTNTGFGNVGTQQSLFGNKTAGFGTTTTSAPSFGTGTGLFGNKPALTLGTGTNTSTFGFGANPAAGSLFGNKPATGGLGTGLGTSFGAAVGTGQTSLFGNNQNKLGTTLGTMGSFGTTAFNSGTSTMGFGAPQQPVALTDPSAAAAQQAMLQQQLSVLAYSPYGDSPLFRNPLSDPKKKEERLKPTNPTAQKALTTPTHYKLTPRPATRVRPKSLTSAGSSKSQLFDGLDDDEPSLTNGAFVPRKSIKKLVLKNLNSSQYSSQPETETDDLASPPEYPQNGHSLMEEEEEVLGGTGSQADDDPEVTQFYVNPIAKPIPQGRAQTSLQDTISDLNMHKAARSGLELSSEDVLASLGEESLQEEREDEQQEIQQSPHPAGIVLNRVGYYTIPSMKDLADMTDEHGECLVENFTIGRKGYGSIFFPGEVNVSGLNLDEIVHFRRKEVIVYPDDKNKPLEGEGLNRRAEVTLDGVWPNDKTTCTQIRSPERLADMNYEGRLEKASRKQGARFLEYRTETGSWVFEVAHFSKYGLQDSDEDEDLPLKTDPKKLKTMMTAPPSKLQQQAPPSQHQVAPQAQSTVVDPPSGVAELDSDMADITQSFPTESMLGAEEDSDLPGETDTTGRKLGGLTSAELDGISASSHIASTLGINPHTLQIMKASLFAEDEEESDLFQGRGAMKVSTEVSSPRIVLPGAQSRTSVGGLLQARFTSGLLSQLSDSPQPPRSGASLKSGDNTRSLHWAAQGPSFLLPPRTPEPSIRTVGVRRLGGPVPLKESVTLGKGKLMMDVGLFKGRSFRVGWGPGWMLAHCGERLSSPGSKQLDHKDLSSKTDFSFLPKPARNKPLVESPYKVTLEQLVGLEPQVTKTGEGEDEESQTVLQRPLEICLEHSTISTTDSSPCPLVRPQTGVAALHQYAKWITELKDTQGDADPLLGHWAEVWTLCEALWGRLGPADQEPDIETQSDYEQQLERRRTFSAWLSRGATCRVEEEVALAGKGRHTEAIFSYLTGNRISEACRVAQREGDHRLSLLLSQALGSQYCRDLLALQLADWNRMQTDSYLPEERLRIFTLLAGKPVWQSSDSVVNVCSQLDWKRCVAVHLWFMLPPTASMADALAKYEAAFQGSCEGGKYACAPLPPYLEAEKMDMEEEEEEEESKRPLYDLCFHLLKLYSDRHYSLQQLLDPLTVTWERLDYRLSWHLWGVLQSLHYSHLSASRQGLLHASYAAQLESAGLWHMAVFILLHIPDHAQRERAVREMLTLHCPLQETDESVRRERFLTERLLIPEQWIHEAKATRAHRDANRHQEALHLYRAGYWNQCHRLLIQHLASDCIINDNHDYLLEFLEGLAVPEHSTSIQDWDTAGRVYLDYIRVIKTLQDIQQMEHAGYELERLYTDVTSLCGRIELLPCRTARDRLAQSEMAKRVSNILRAVLSLQQGDSASDSLGIPLAQLAPHITRLPMPEDYTLEELRGLTQSYLRQLIISQ
- the nup98 gene encoding nuclear pore complex protein Nup98-Nup96 isoform X5 — translated: MFNKSFGTPFGGGTGGFGNASTFGQQNTGFGAAGGFGASTFGTTTNTGGLFGSTQNKPGGLFGSSTFTQPATSAPSTGFGFGAASGTSTSLFGNTGTGTSTGLFSQQNNAFSANKPTSFGSFGTSTSSGGGGLFGATNTASNPFGGTSSLFGGGAGFPAAQQPGTTVKFNPPIGNDTMVKAGVTTSINTKHQCITAMKEYENKSLEELRFEDYTAGRKGQTNQMAAATSSLFSATAAAPSATTGLFGATAPNTSFSFGQNKGTFGAAPAGFGAPTSGLFTQPPQQPAASLFKPFGQTTTAPNTGFSFGNTNTMGQANTSTMGLFGSTAQPQTGGLFGAAQTSTAAGFGTGTGLFGQTNTGFGNVGTQQSLFGNKTAGFGTTTTSAPSFGTGTGLFGNKPALTLGTGTNTSTFGFGANPAAGSLFGNKPATGGLGTGLGTSFGAVGTGQTSLFGNNQNKLGTTLGTMGSFGTTAFNSGTSTMGFGAPQQPVALTDPSAAAAQQAMLQQQLSVLAYSPYGDSPLFRNPLSDPKKKEERLKPTNPTAQKALTTPTHYKLTPRPATRVRPKSLTSAGSSKSQLFDGLDDDEPSLTNGAFVPRKSIKKLVLKNLNSSQYSSQPETETDDLASPPEYPQNGHSLMEEEEEVLGGTGSQADDDPEVTQFYVNPIAKPIPQGRAQTSLQDTISDLNMHKAARSGLELSSEDVLASLGEESLQEEREDEQQEIQQSPHPAGIVLNRVGYYTIPSMKDLADMTDEHGECLVENFTIGRKGYGSIFFPGEVNVSGLNLDEIVHFRRKEVIVYPDDKNKPLEGEGLNRRAEVTLDGVWPNDKTTCTQIRSPERLADMNYEGRLEKASRKQGARFLEYRTETGSWVFEVAHFSKYGLQDSDEDEDLPLKTDPKKLKTMMTAPPSKLQQQAPPSQHQVAPQAQSTVVDPPSGVAELDSDMADITQSFPTESMLGAEEDSDLPGETDTTGRKLGGLTSAELDGISASSHIASTLGINPHTLQIMKASLFAEDEEESDLFQGRGAMKVSTEVSSPRIVLPGAQSRTSVGGLLQARFTSGLLSQLSDSPQPPRSGASLKSGDNTRSLHWAAQGPSFLLPPRTPEPSIRTVGVRRLGGPVPLKESVTLGKGKLMMDVGLFKGRSFRVGWGPGWMLAHCGERLSSPGSKQLDHKDLSSKTDFSFLPKPARNKPLVESPYKVTLEQLVGLEPQVTKTGEGEDEESQTVLQRPLEICLEHSTISTTDSSPCPLVRPQTGVAALHQYAKWITELKDTQGDADPLLGHWAEVWTLCEALWGRLGPADQEPDIETQSDYEQQLERRRTFSAWLSRGATCRVEEEVALAGKGRHTEAIFSYLTGNRISEACRVAQREGDHRLSLLLSQALGSQYCRDLLALQLADWNRMQTDSYLPEERLRIFTLLAGKPVWQSSDSVVNVCSQLDWKRCVAVHLWFMLPPTASMADALAKYEAAFQGSCEGGKYACAPLPPYLEAEKMDMEEEEEEEESKRPLYDLCFHLLKLYSDRHYSLQQLLDPLTVTWERLDYRLSWHLWGVLQSLHYSHLSASRQGLLHASYAAQLESAGLWHMAVFILLHIPDHAQRERAVREMLTLHCPLQETDESVRRERFLTERLLIPEQWIHEAKATRAHRDANRHQEALHLYRAGYWNQCHRLLIQHLASDCIINDNHDYLLEFLEGLAVPEHSTSIQDWDTAGRVYLDYIRVIKTLQDIQQMEHAGYELERLYTDVTSLCGRIELLPCRTARDRLAQSEMAKRVSNILRAVLSLQQGDSASDSLGIPLAQLAPHITRLPMPEDYTLEELRGLTQSYLRQLIISQ
- the nup98 gene encoding nuclear pore complex protein Nup98-Nup96 isoform X3, which produces MFNKSFGTPFGGGTGGFGNASTFGQQNTGFGAAGGFGASTFGTTTNTGGLFGSTQNKPGGLFGSSTFTQPATSAPSTGFGFGAASGTSTSLFGNTGTGTSTGLFSQQNNAFSANKPTSFGSFGTSTSSGGGGLFGATNTASNPFGGTSSLFGGGAGFPAAQQPGTTVKFNPPIGNDTMVKAGVTTSINTKHQCITAMKEYENKSLEELRFEDYTAGRKGQTNQMAAATSSLFSATAAAPSATTGLFGATAPNTSFSFGQNKGTFGAAPAGFGAPTSGLFTQPPQQPAASLFKPFGQTTTAPNTGFSFGNTNTMGQANTSTMGLFGSTAQPQTGGLFGAAQTSTAAGFGTGTGLFGQTNTGFGNVGTQQSLFGNKTAGFGTTTTSAPSFGTGTGLFGNKPALTLGTGTNTSTFGFGANPAAGSLFGNKPATGGLGTGLGTSFGAAVGTGQTSLFGNNQNKLGTTLGTMGSFGTTAFNSGTSTMGFGAPQQPVALTDPSAAAAQQAMLQQQLSVLAYSPYGDSPLFRNPLSDPKKKEERLKPTNPTAQKALTTPTHYKLTPRPATRVRPKSLTSAGSSKSQLFDGLDDDEPSLTNGAFVPRKSIKKLVLKNLNSSQYSSQPETETDDLASPPEYPQNGHSLMEEEEEVLGGTGSQADDDPEVTQFYVNPIAKPIPQGRAQTSLQDTISDLNMHKAARSGLELSSEDVLASLGEESLQEEREDEQQEIQQSPHPAGIVLNRVGYYTIPSMKDLADMTDEHGECLVENFTIGRKGYGSIFFPGEVNVSGLNLDEIVHFRRKEVIVYPDDKNKPLEGEGLNRRAEVTLDGVWPNDKTTCTQIRSPERLADMNYEGRLEKASRKQGARFLEYRTETGSWVFEVAHFSKYGLQDSDEDEDLPLKTDPKKLKTMMTAPPSKLQQQAPPSQHQVAPQAQSTVVDPPSGVAELDSDMADITQSFPTESMLGAEEDSDLPGETDTTGRKLGGLTSAELDGISASSHIASTLGINPHTLQIMKASLFAEDEEESDLFQGRGAMKVSTEVSSPRIVLPGAQSRTSVGGLLQARFTSGLLSQLSDSPQPPRSGASLKSGDNTRSLHWAAQGPSFLLPPRTPEPSIRTVGVRRLGGPVPLKESVTLGKGKLMMDVGLFKGRSFRVGWGPGWMLAHCGERLSSPGSKQLDHKDLSSKTDFSFLPKPARNKPLVESPYKVTLEQLVGLEPQVTKTGEGEDEESQTVLQRPLEICLEHSTISTTDSSPCPLVRPQTGVAALHQYAKWITELKDTQGDADPLLGHWAEVWTLCEALWGRLGPADQEPDIETQSDYEQQLERRRTFSAWLSRGATCRVEEEVALAGKGRHTEAIFSYLTGNRISEACRVAQREGDHRLSLLLSQALGSQYCRDLLALQLADWNRMQTDSYLPEERLRIFTLLAGKPVWQSSDSVVNVCSQLDWKRCVAVHLWFMLPPTASMADALAKYEAAFQGSCEGGKYACAPLPPYLEAEKMDMEEEEEEEESKRPLYDLCFHLLKLYSDRHYSLQQLLDPLTVTWERLDYRLSWHLWGVLQSLHYSHLSASRQGLLHASYAAQLESAGLWHMAVFILLHIPDHAQRERAVREMLTLHCPLQETDESVRRERFLTERLLIPEQWIHEAKATRAHRDANRHQEALHLYRAGYWNQCHRLLIQHLASDCIINDNHDYLLEFLEGLAVPEHSTSIQDWDTAGRVYLDYIRVIKTLQDIQQMEHAGYELERLYTDVTSLCGRIELLPCRTARDRLAQSEMAKRVSNILRAVLSLQQGDSASDSLGIPLAQLAPHITRLPMPEDYTLEELRGLTQSYLRQLIISQ